Proteins co-encoded in one Cytophaga hutchinsonii ATCC 33406 genomic window:
- a CDS encoding YCF48-related protein, translating into MKIDFPFKKYFMGQRIILSLLLVFSFTLLHAQNVCDVQVITTDVSCNGQSNGTAKVVVNGQASGTPQGCLAADIAPAAYTSNCTRSYSSNTGEVLVGPGEQVCLTSSNFTGGIQVTGGTLVITGSATPAYMNLNSSNPSFTLVVLGTAQFSSLNLFGSSTVKNYGTLKVPGVGFNGTLENNGTLTITGDLNINAPYGNFTNKGTVTVSANFNNFNTTLNGGTIAVSGTINNNSGGTLHNLCTITAGVECNNNKTLINKGKITVTGKTALNGSSLYQGYAGSVLTTGSTTIDGIVQGMSSNCASIKVTNGAIVNSSAVFSGNIDYCAPNGTTNTGTFSSPATKNCSCTPVSATYAWQSPLSGTSDNVSNLTARTYSVVVTPQGCAPVTKTFTIQAPAVLAAAVTPNGLSASVAVSGGTAPYSYVWSGNQSTQSAASYALSGNYTVEVKDSKGCAATQSFTLTAPVTPPVGSCSITVVTKNPTCAGSNDGSATIYLNGNILGTGTSGSGTQTPAGCSAVQTSTYSCTTGCTQTVTDNTAAINVSSGQQVCLTATAYTGNINVTAGTLVICGKATPQNINYNTNGAAFTLVVNGELTLSSLNLPANCTLKNYGKVTFPYSVSFNGRVENYGTMIAGGDFNNNASTGTFFNYGTLTVSGNVNNNVSGTNSGILTITGNLHINGGSTFTNNCKIQVGNEFINNAAVTNTGSIQVSQWSRLNAGSTLSLAAGTALNTQHITLDGTVTGAGSSCSAIKVTGQTIVNGSGKLQGQVSLCMGAGPNTFTGTLVSPANKNCSCILQPLEYSSPLLGMNNPYQGLPAGTYTVTVQAEGCPATVKTFVIKDTTAITATVAVTDKTATVTASGGQGALIYTWSDGTSGSSNTHTYVNNGTYNVTVSDTKNCSKTLTFSIPVTGIPSTCCSQLQVEYIAVNQVRFTSGCSSAVTVLNAAGAALGNVVTRPVKDSTLQVKTGEGCIFEIFVRGSANPVYTDNTSQTSNTLVVTAVSTPEGYTDKNDGTITLTITGGSGDYTIVNNATTQINGTTINNLPSGTVLVQVYDNKTGLSQTVSVYVGTTASTTYQIVPTSYTSTGEVASVSLQTGSGGTPPSGTTVSWSIGGSGSGPIPIPSWVYSTGYVSATVTDGSGFTQTITIPVGTSCPNTFTPQFASVSPTCYGGNNGQISITNLPANATLVWSGTPYLSTASSVTSLRAGTYRAYVFLTLSNGNKCLTGSGTVSVSQPAKIHVNVAQQSGSLYAAQVTGGVGPYTYQWSNGTQIAAATLTGGSYQVQVQDSKGCIRTTQLYIPPVSCVPAISLDITQPGCGTASTGKITASSAISGANYYWTSTAPATAITSPYNTLQENLGEGLYIISVKGWNPECNSRTGVRLKKPAPMSATSTQSGSTVNIVVSNGTPNYKVVWRFDNKQSDSRSDLTPGVSYTVDITDSKGCTLVYTFVYDPCSANPVKVLVKMEGSAAAPTVSGGVAPYTYLWTVETVGGNALANPTQALQSNLDGIYKLTVTDSRSCKGSAQVTGPGCGMNISVSTTATSCNTACDGKAELTGNIPPGAVVTWDSKAQATSFVNGCGGLHTVQIKNAQGCYIQQSFTLALGTAPCTTTDPTDIKGGNCSAFKAEVDETKSILTTACSSDPGFIDIRISGGLAPYTMKWTVARKQVNGTNGPAVTFTTDKEDYEHAKPGAYTFHVTDKRGCEKNVSATIQGPVTAFTASVKTTPADCPEKLSGISFDLKGGQLPYTITETATPAGAGGAGYSTSAAAYAINPAPAAGSYSYRISDAAGCIQTANVTIAALLPENQRFQGGIIASRSMIGAGQQSTLSSIPVDGFSLNWNGFPYPAQRSQVVTAGGIYTLTYTKAGCTPRTVSDTIVYNDTLYKSLICISSNPIEIEIDTADHCADYKRLAANAYAQYRFELYVAEQKRRIRNQYVRAVYGGSEEHLTMRFNDKEEHYTLYYYDQSGNLVRTIPPAGVKVLTASQTDQAVNEITGTVAASGKILTEHDYTTTYAYNSLNQLIHQDIPDHQRMDLWQTAASTISLNGASVSAVAYSPTGNSGLMLSNTTEKTQLLTTADAGKTWQASQNIGLGKITAISRVPSTTVVYAGGEKGTFLRSDNGGRSWILLPLTTQSAVKYVSFSAAGSGWIITEDGNQYTSPDAGKTWQIKAPLKAAVGASTVLDAAVNKTNGNIWVLAGTKLYQSSSNGDSWTERTIEPPVVTTVALGSAGVLAAGPKGTIFKGNPAGSSMSITRTGLDKTISKLLPIDDNTHYALTSDGMVYYSATPLTWTQVAGISSITEITREGSLVMAYNTSGAYALTGSSASILFSGLKRVRPFNGVYAVFNGSNFGTINAVSGTPSLTGYTTVPPAMPALKDFTIQGGNVIALSTTGNVYEGTVNAVAHTITFPYTTAGGVDTPTPNNYAGAAVNSLLSDGTSLYLRTTNTILTYGGAVSVALNPAITDVVLSSAGNGYAVESGKVRRITAGTFVTGTAGLTPQKLTTVTADGAKAYAAGENGELYVSSGTTFTYVPVVSSKAGFSDASYSSTQGRLELITAGSQLTYVESSASLTPETGYNGAVQVSTTQTAGQVLVAGAGSPVSGQTTYSAEGSGDPLLAGADLGKIWYKENAASSYVAAAINIQPLSALAYANANTVIAVGKQGTVLRSTDAGSTWKMEYAGTGNDLTAVSAKGNTAVILGSSNTILYQSATDPVWKAAGGAPAAATSVNVTPSVVLITAGTSIYKSINNGQTFAIDGGLTGNTATLRSVWLDADGYGFAVGDAGAAYRITPLTATTFTYTKVFTDAAPDDDKGTGLPVAAFKTVQFSDRLTGYITGADNVILKTVDGGAHWKSESKITAGAAAPQLALSSDAQQGTLIGGDGSVQKLNDQAEQFNSRFWYDELGRLVLSQNAKQFNIKDYEDQTLLADSRVKTQGGTVRAYSYTLYDKIGRITEVGELLTDKAVVTAKNESQVLYGVHEAFATGGFRHQVSKTTYDNNHMPPAGFTPTYLRNRVAYTTYQQEENRPVQETHYSYDVHGNVNSLLQLIRHDGNVLAKTVDYEYDLMSGKVKKVYYQKAQPDQLIHVYAYDGDNRITEVKTSTDDILYTREASYQYYAHGPLARTKTGELNVETQNYAYTIEGWIKQMQAEAFSYALGYNEKDYTAIGSATILATPIATTTDNKSKGLYNGNIASMTSKTPAITAQPILQQQYSYDQLNRLTGSNTPNVGNAYRTDYTYDANGNIKMLSRYDGQGTKFDTLTYNYETKSKGYMHTTNKLRWVDDAPITSLTKADIEDQDTDNYSYDGMGNLIKDKQEEIDIIQWTFSGKVKCVIRTATSTKPNLEFEYDAAGQRIVKKVLRKDGTATSTYYLRDASGKIISIYAYNSGSNNDPSLTEQYLYGSSRIGVYTPPANNISKTRNFGRKSYELSDHLGNVRANLSDYRRNSSMSQIHSVTDYYPFGMAMVGRQIIGNNEYRFAYGIQERDVELGEGIYTAEYWQYDARLGRRWNADPKTYPWQSSYACFNNNPNKFRDPTGLEGEQPQTHKVQSGDTYSALAKQYGVDVKDLQKWNGYPDTNIPVGANLIVSDPVKSLGFEPLKQADPCQQQLSAQSKPQQAGAIDGTIAHRAFTDEFRKRYPEPLWTANRNIQNKTRPDIYYWNGIAGGVWEIKPVGDPSAVSDAVFYANSLNIQHGTNAFSIGTRNGAPAIWDGQVSVFATDIETQRSFVYIINNNLGAIWWIEVTPPKDPVLVPEKVPETEPKLKLIPVIPEPDPWYVVVGVGILYVVGSLTLAF; encoded by the coding sequence ATGAAAATTGATTTTCCTTTTAAAAAATATTTTATGGGTCAGCGTATTATACTGAGTTTGCTTTTAGTATTCAGTTTCACACTCCTTCATGCTCAGAATGTTTGTGATGTTCAGGTCATAACTACGGATGTGAGCTGCAACGGACAGAGTAACGGTACAGCGAAAGTCGTTGTAAACGGACAGGCTTCCGGCACCCCGCAAGGCTGTCTGGCAGCAGACATTGCACCTGCTGCTTATACTTCAAACTGTACACGAAGCTACAGCAGCAATACCGGTGAAGTATTGGTAGGACCCGGAGAGCAGGTTTGCTTAACCAGCAGCAATTTTACCGGCGGTATCCAGGTAACCGGCGGCACACTGGTAATCACAGGCAGTGCCACACCAGCCTACATGAATCTGAACAGCAGCAATCCAAGCTTTACACTTGTTGTTCTGGGTACTGCACAGTTCAGCAGTCTGAATTTATTCGGAAGCAGCACGGTGAAAAATTATGGTACCCTAAAGGTGCCGGGTGTAGGCTTTAACGGAACACTGGAGAACAACGGTACCTTAACTATAACCGGAGACCTCAACATTAACGCGCCTTACGGAAATTTCACGAATAAAGGTACCGTAACCGTATCGGCTAATTTTAATAATTTCAATACAACGTTAAATGGCGGAACAATAGCTGTTAGCGGAACGATCAATAACAACAGCGGAGGTACACTTCATAACCTGTGTACCATCACAGCAGGTGTTGAATGCAATAACAATAAAACCCTCATTAATAAAGGGAAAATTACCGTTACAGGCAAAACGGCATTGAATGGTTCATCGTTGTACCAGGGATATGCAGGTTCTGTTTTAACAACAGGCAGCACAACGATAGATGGTATTGTACAGGGGATGAGCAGCAATTGCGCATCCATTAAAGTAACAAATGGTGCTATTGTAAACAGCTCAGCTGTGTTCTCCGGTAATATCGATTACTGTGCACCTAACGGTACAACCAACACAGGTACATTCAGTTCACCTGCAACAAAGAACTGCAGCTGTACACCGGTATCTGCTACGTATGCATGGCAATCGCCATTAAGCGGTACATCCGACAATGTCAGCAATCTCACAGCCCGCACCTATAGTGTTGTGGTAACACCACAAGGCTGCGCGCCGGTAACAAAAACGTTTACTATTCAGGCGCCGGCAGTACTCGCCGCTGCTGTTACACCAAACGGACTTTCTGCAAGTGTTGCTGTAAGCGGCGGTACTGCCCCGTACAGTTATGTATGGAGCGGCAATCAGAGCACCCAGAGTGCCGCATCGTACGCACTTTCAGGCAACTATACCGTTGAAGTAAAAGATTCAAAAGGCTGTGCCGCAACACAGTCATTCACGCTTACCGCTCCGGTAACCCCTCCGGTCGGAAGCTGCTCAATTACTGTAGTAACGAAGAATCCTACGTGTGCAGGTTCAAATGACGGTTCAGCAACCATTTATCTTAACGGCAATATTCTGGGTACAGGTACCAGCGGTTCCGGTACGCAGACACCTGCCGGCTGCTCTGCCGTGCAGACCAGTACCTACAGTTGTACAACAGGCTGTACACAGACGGTTACAGATAATACGGCTGCTATTAATGTATCTTCCGGACAGCAAGTGTGCCTTACGGCGACAGCCTATACAGGCAACATCAATGTTACTGCCGGTACACTGGTGATTTGTGGTAAGGCAACTCCGCAGAATATTAATTACAACACCAACGGCGCAGCCTTTACCTTAGTAGTAAACGGAGAACTGACACTTTCCAGCTTAAACCTTCCTGCCAACTGTACGCTTAAAAACTACGGTAAAGTTACCTTCCCATACAGTGTAAGCTTTAACGGACGGGTAGAAAACTACGGAACCATGATTGCCGGCGGTGATTTTAACAACAATGCCAGCACGGGTACATTTTTCAACTACGGAACCTTAACGGTGAGCGGGAATGTAAACAATAACGTAAGCGGTACCAACAGCGGTATCTTAACAATAACAGGCAACCTGCACATTAACGGAGGCAGTACCTTTACCAATAACTGTAAGATTCAGGTAGGCAATGAATTTATCAATAATGCAGCTGTAACCAATACCGGATCAATCCAGGTAAGTCAGTGGTCGCGGCTTAACGCCGGCAGCACGCTGAGCCTGGCTGCAGGTACAGCCTTAAATACCCAGCATATAACGCTGGACGGTACTGTAACCGGTGCAGGTTCGTCGTGCAGTGCTATAAAAGTAACAGGCCAGACAATCGTAAACGGTTCGGGTAAATTACAGGGACAGGTATCTCTTTGCATGGGCGCCGGGCCCAATACGTTCACGGGTACGCTTGTATCTCCGGCAAACAAAAACTGTTCGTGCATTTTACAGCCGCTTGAATACAGCAGTCCGCTGTTAGGTATGAATAATCCGTACCAGGGACTTCCGGCCGGTACATACACGGTAACGGTACAGGCAGAAGGCTGTCCGGCAACAGTAAAAACATTTGTGATCAAAGACACAACGGCTATTACAGCAACGGTTGCGGTAACCGACAAAACCGCTACCGTAACGGCAAGCGGTGGCCAGGGCGCGCTGATCTATACCTGGTCGGATGGCACCAGCGGAAGCAGCAATACACATACCTATGTAAATAACGGTACCTACAACGTAACCGTAAGCGATACAAAAAACTGTTCCAAAACACTTACATTCAGTATCCCGGTTACCGGAATACCAAGTACCTGCTGTTCGCAGCTGCAGGTGGAATATATTGCCGTAAATCAGGTACGGTTTACATCAGGCTGTTCTTCTGCCGTAACAGTTCTTAACGCAGCAGGTGCTGCATTGGGTAATGTTGTGACACGCCCGGTAAAGGATAGTACCTTGCAGGTAAAAACAGGAGAAGGGTGCATATTCGAGATTTTTGTTCGCGGTTCAGCTAATCCGGTGTATACCGACAATACCAGCCAGACAAGCAATACACTTGTTGTAACCGCCGTATCCACCCCTGAAGGTTATACCGATAAAAACGACGGAACAATTACCTTAACCATTACAGGCGGAAGCGGGGATTACACAATTGTAAACAACGCAACCACACAGATAAATGGCACAACCATAAACAACCTGCCATCCGGCACCGTACTGGTACAGGTATACGATAATAAAACCGGACTTTCGCAAACGGTTTCTGTATATGTAGGAACAACAGCATCTACTACGTACCAGATTGTACCAACCAGTTATACATCAACAGGTGAAGTAGCCAGCGTAAGTCTGCAGACAGGCAGCGGCGGAACGCCGCCTTCAGGTACCACCGTAAGCTGGTCGATCGGGGGCAGCGGCAGCGGCCCCATACCGATCCCTTCATGGGTATATTCCACCGGTTATGTGAGTGCTACCGTTACAGACGGGAGTGGTTTCACACAGACAATCACAATTCCTGTGGGAACATCTTGTCCAAATACATTTACACCACAGTTCGCTTCCGTTAGTCCAACGTGTTATGGAGGTAACAACGGACAGATATCCATTACAAATCTGCCCGCCAATGCAACGCTGGTCTGGTCGGGTACGCCATATCTTTCAACAGCCAGCAGTGTAACGTCGCTTCGCGCAGGCACCTACCGTGCCTATGTTTTTCTGACATTGTCAAATGGCAATAAATGTCTTACGGGCAGCGGTACTGTATCCGTGAGCCAGCCTGCTAAAATTCACGTAAACGTGGCACAGCAATCAGGTTCTCTCTATGCCGCTCAGGTAACAGGCGGTGTGGGGCCATATACCTATCAATGGTCAAACGGAACACAAATTGCTGCTGCAACCCTTACCGGTGGAAGCTATCAGGTACAGGTGCAGGACAGCAAAGGATGTATCCGCACCACACAGTTATATATTCCGCCGGTATCCTGCGTTCCGGCCATCAGTCTGGATATTACACAGCCAGGCTGCGGCACAGCATCAACCGGTAAGATCACAGCCAGCTCGGCTATTTCCGGTGCAAATTATTACTGGACATCCACAGCACCGGCAACAGCCATCACCAGTCCATACAACACGCTGCAGGAAAACCTGGGCGAAGGGTTGTATATTATTTCAGTGAAAGGCTGGAACCCGGAATGTAACAGCCGTACAGGCGTACGTCTGAAAAAACCGGCACCTATGAGCGCTACCAGCACACAGTCAGGCAGTACAGTAAATATTGTAGTAAGCAACGGTACACCGAATTATAAAGTGGTGTGGCGTTTTGATAATAAGCAGTCAGACAGCCGCAGCGATTTAACGCCAGGCGTTTCTTATACTGTTGATATTACAGACAGCAAAGGCTGCACTCTGGTGTATACCTTTGTATACGATCCGTGTTCGGCTAACCCGGTTAAGGTGCTGGTGAAAATGGAAGGTTCGGCTGCTGCGCCCACGGTAAGCGGAGGAGTAGCACCATACACCTATTTGTGGACTGTTGAAACAGTTGGCGGGAATGCCCTGGCAAACCCGACACAGGCTCTGCAATCCAACCTGGACGGGATTTATAAACTTACCGTAACAGATTCCAGAAGCTGTAAGGGAAGCGCACAGGTAACAGGCCCTGGCTGTGGCATGAACATCAGCGTAAGCACCACAGCCACCAGCTGCAATACAGCCTGCGACGGTAAAGCAGAACTTACCGGAAACATTCCGCCGGGCGCAGTTGTGACCTGGGACAGCAAGGCGCAGGCCACAAGTTTTGTAAATGGCTGCGGAGGCCTGCATACGGTTCAGATAAAAAATGCACAAGGCTGTTACATACAGCAAAGCTTTACCCTTGCGCTGGGAACAGCTCCGTGTACAACTACCGACCCAACCGATATAAAAGGCGGAAACTGTTCGGCCTTTAAAGCTGAAGTAGATGAGACAAAAAGTATCCTGACCACTGCATGCAGCTCAGATCCCGGCTTTATTGATATCCGGATCAGCGGCGGACTTGCGCCGTATACCATGAAGTGGACCGTTGCCCGCAAACAGGTAAACGGTACCAATGGCCCGGCAGTAACATTTACCACCGATAAAGAAGATTATGAGCATGCAAAACCGGGAGCCTATACCTTCCATGTAACCGATAAACGCGGATGTGAAAAAAATGTATCGGCAACCATTCAGGGACCGGTTACGGCATTCACAGCATCGGTTAAGACAACACCTGCCGATTGTCCGGAAAAACTTTCCGGTATTTCGTTTGACTTAAAAGGCGGGCAGCTTCCGTATACCATTACAGAAACGGCTACACCTGCCGGTGCCGGAGGTGCCGGTTATTCAACAAGTGCTGCAGCCTATGCCATAAATCCGGCACCGGCAGCCGGCAGCTATTCCTACCGGATCAGCGATGCCGCCGGATGTATCCAGACGGCAAACGTAACCATCGCCGCGCTGCTTCCCGAAAACCAGCGTTTCCAGGGCGGCATTATTGCCAGCCGCAGTATGATTGGTGCCGGACAGCAGTCTACGCTGAGCAGCATTCCTGTGGATGGTTTCAGCCTGAACTGGAACGGCTTTCCATATCCTGCCCAGCGCAGCCAGGTTGTTACCGCAGGCGGTATTTATACCTTAACCTACACCAAGGCAGGCTGTACGCCGCGTACCGTGAGCGATACCATTGTTTACAACGATACCCTTTACAAGAGCCTGATCTGTATTTCATCCAACCCGATTGAAATTGAAATTGATACCGCAGACCACTGCGCCGACTATAAGCGTCTTGCGGCAAATGCGTATGCGCAATACCGCTTTGAGCTTTATGTAGCCGAGCAGAAGCGCCGCATCCGCAACCAGTATGTACGTGCCGTATATGGCGGTTCAGAAGAACATTTAACGATGCGTTTTAACGATAAGGAAGAACACTATACCTTGTACTATTACGACCAGAGCGGAAACCTGGTACGCACCATTCCGCCGGCAGGTGTGAAAGTCCTTACTGCCAGCCAGACAGACCAGGCCGTGAACGAGATCACGGGAACGGTTGCTGCCAGCGGTAAGATCCTGACCGAACACGATTATACCACGACTTATGCATACAATTCACTGAACCAGCTGATTCATCAGGATATTCCGGATCACCAGCGTATGGATCTGTGGCAGACAGCCGCCAGCACCATAAGCTTAAACGGCGCAAGTGTATCGGCAGTGGCCTATAGCCCGACGGGCAACAGCGGACTGATGCTGTCCAATACAACAGAGAAAACGCAGCTGTTAACTACCGCAGATGCCGGCAAGACCTGGCAGGCCAGCCAGAATATCGGCTTAGGCAAAATTACCGCCATCAGCCGCGTACCATCTACCACGGTAGTATATGCAGGAGGAGAAAAAGGAACATTTTTACGTTCCGATAACGGAGGCAGAAGCTGGATCCTGTTGCCGCTGACCACACAGTCGGCAGTGAAATACGTATCTTTCTCTGCAGCAGGAAGCGGCTGGATCATTACCGAAGACGGCAATCAGTATACCAGCCCGGATGCAGGAAAAACCTGGCAGATCAAAGCACCGCTTAAAGCAGCGGTAGGTGCCTCTACGGTACTGGATGCTGCGGTAAATAAAACAAACGGAAACATCTGGGTGCTTGCGGGCACGAAGCTCTACCAGAGCAGCAGCAACGGCGACAGCTGGACAGAAAGAACCATTGAACCGCCGGTTGTAACAACTGTGGCACTGGGATCTGCAGGTGTACTGGCAGCCGGACCTAAAGGTACCATCTTCAAGGGCAATCCAGCAGGCAGCAGCATGAGCATTACCCGTACCGGTTTAGATAAAACCATCAGTAAATTACTGCCAATAGACGACAATACGCATTATGCACTTACCAGCGACGGTATGGTGTATTACAGCGCCACACCGCTTACCTGGACCCAGGTGGCAGGTATCAGCAGCATTACAGAGATCACCAGAGAAGGCAGCCTTGTAATGGCCTACAATACATCAGGCGCTTATGCGCTTACAGGCAGCAGTGCCTCCATTCTGTTCAGCGGCCTTAAACGCGTACGTCCGTTTAACGGTGTATATGCCGTGTTCAACGGCAGCAACTTCGGAACCATCAATGCGGTGTCGGGAACCCCTTCGCTGACGGGCTATACAACAGTACCGCCGGCAATGCCTGCCTTAAAGGATTTTACGATCCAGGGCGGTAACGTAATTGCATTAAGCACCACAGGCAATGTATATGAAGGAACCGTTAATGCGGTTGCCCATACCATAACCTTCCCGTATACAACGGCCGGGGGCGTGGATACGCCTACACCGAATAATTACGCAGGTGCAGCCGTTAACAGCCTGCTTTCAGACGGCACTTCACTTTATCTGCGCACCACAAATACTATATTAACCTACGGCGGCGCCGTTTCTGTTGCACTCAATCCGGCTATCACCGATGTGGTATTAAGCAGCGCAGGCAACGGGTATGCGGTAGAATCCGGAAAGGTACGCAGGATCACCGCCGGTACATTTGTAACCGGTACAGCGGGCCTTACACCACAGAAACTTACCACGGTAACTGCAGACGGAGCCAAAGCATATGCAGCGGGCGAGAACGGAGAGCTGTATGTTTCTTCGGGCACAACCTTTACCTATGTTCCGGTAGTAAGCAGCAAAGCAGGTTTCAGCGATGCGTCCTATAGCAGCACGCAAGGCAGGCTGGAACTTATTACAGCAGGCAGCCAGCTTACGTATGTGGAATCTTCGGCAAGCCTCACACCGGAAACAGGCTATAACGGCGCGGTACAGGTAAGTACCACGCAGACCGCCGGCCAGGTACTGGTAGCGGGAGCGGGCAGTCCGGTGAGCGGGCAGACTACCTACAGCGCAGAAGGCAGCGGAGATCCCTTACTTGCAGGCGCAGACCTGGGTAAGATCTGGTACAAAGAAAATGCGGCATCGTCGTACGTGGCAGCAGCAATCAACATCCAGCCGCTTTCGGCCCTTGCGTATGCCAATGCCAATACCGTTATCGCCGTTGGCAAGCAGGGCACCGTACTGCGTTCAACAGATGCAGGAAGCACCTGGAAAATGGAGTATGCCGGAACAGGCAATGACCTGACCGCAGTAAGCGCCAAGGGCAATACAGCCGTGATTCTGGGTAGCAGCAACACCATTCTGTACCAGAGTGCAACCGATCCGGTGTGGAAAGCAGCAGGCGGAGCGCCGGCAGCGGCTACCAGCGTAAACGTTACCCCTTCCGTGGTGCTGATTACAGCAGGAACCTCTATTTATAAATCAATCAATAACGGGCAGACCTTTGCAATAGATGGTGGCCTTACAGGTAACACCGCAACGTTACGAAGCGTGTGGCTGGATGCAGACGGGTATGGCTTTGCAGTAGGCGATGCAGGCGCTGCGTATAGAATCACGCCGCTTACCGCAACAACCTTTACGTATACAAAAGTATTTACAGACGCCGCTCCCGATGACGACAAAGGCACAGGCTTACCGGTGGCAGCGTTTAAAACCGTACAGTTCAGCGACCGCTTAACCGGTTACATTACCGGTGCAGACAATGTTATCTTAAAAACGGTAGACGGCGGAGCACACTGGAAAAGCGAATCAAAAATTACTGCCGGTGCCGCCGCGCCGCAGCTTGCCTTAAGCAGCGATGCGCAGCAGGGTACGCTGATCGGAGGAGATGGCAGCGTACAAAAACTCAACGACCAGGCCGAGCAGTTTAACAGTAGATTCTGGTATGATGAATTAGGCAGGCTCGTACTGAGCCAGAACGCCAAGCAATTTAATATTAAAGATTACGAAGATCAGACCTTACTTGCTGATTCCAGAGTTAAAACGCAGGGTGGAACAGTACGCGCGTATTCATACACGCTGTACGATAAGATCGGCCGGATTACTGAAGTAGGAGAACTGTTAACCGATAAAGCCGTTGTGACGGCAAAGAACGAAAGCCAGGTATTGTATGGGGTGCACGAAGCGTTTGCAACAGGAGGGTTCAGGCACCAGGTAAGCAAAACAACTTACGACAACAACCACATGCCGCCGGCCGGTTTCACGCCTACGTACCTGAGAAACCGGGTAGCGTATACCACTTACCAGCAGGAAGAAAACAGACCGGTGCAGGAAACCCACTACAGCTACGATGTGCATGGCAACGTAAACAGCTTATTGCAGCTGATCCGCCACGACGGCAATGTGTTGGCCAAAACCGTGGATTACGAGTACGACTTGATGTCTGGAAAAGTAAAGAAGGTCTACTACCAGAAAGCACAGCCGGATCAATTGATCCATGTGTATGCCTACGATGGAGACAATAGAATTACGGAAGTAAAAACCAGCACCGATGATATACTCTACACCAGAGAAGCAAGCTATCAGTACTACGCGCACGGCCCGCTTGCCAGAACCAAGACCGGAGAGCTGAACGTAGAGACACAGAACTATGCCTATACTATAGAGGGCTGGATCAAACAGATGCAGGCCGAAGCCTTCAGTTACGCGCTTGGGTATAATGAAAAGGATTATACAGCGATAGGCTCTGCTACTATCCTTGCCACACCGATTGCGACAACAACCGATAATAAGAGCAAAGGGTTATATAACGGGAACATTGCCAGCATGACCAGCAAGACACCTGCTATTACTGCGCAGCCGATCTTACAGCAGCAGTACAGCTACGATCAGTTAAATAGACTCACAGGCTCAAACACTCCGAATGTAGGAAATGCATACAGAACAGATTATACTTATGATGCCAATGGTAACATAAAAATGTTGTCGCGCTATGATGGGCAGGGTACAAAGTTTGATACGCTTACTTATAATTATGAGACCAAATCGAAAGGATATATGCATACCACTAACAAATTACGCTGGGTTGATGATGCTCCGATAACCTCTTTAACTAAAGCAGATATTGAAGATCAAGATACAGATAACTATAGTTACGATGGTATGGGTAATTTAATTAAAGATAAACAGGAGGAAATTGATATTATTCAGTGGACTTTTTCAGGAAAGGTAAAATGCGTAATCCGTACTGCAACTAGTACAAAACCGAATCTTGAGTTTGAATACGATGCAGCAGGACAGAGAATCGTTAAAAAAGTTCTGAGAAAAGATGGAACTGCAACTTCAACCTATTATCTTCGGGATGCTAGTGGTAAAATAATTTCGATTTACGCATATAACTCAGGAAGCAACAATGACCCGTCACTAACCGAGCAATATTTATATGGTTCATCAAGGATAGGGGTTTACACTCCTCCAGCAAACAATATTTCAAAAACAAGGAATTTTGGCCGTAAATCGTATGAACTAAGCGATCATTTAGGCAATGTTAGGGCAAATCTCTCCGATTACAGACGAAACTCTTCAATGTCTCAAATCCATAGTGTAACGGATTATTATCCATTTGGAATGGCTATGGTTGGTAGGCAGATTATCGGCAACAATGAATATCGCTTTGCATATGGAATACAAGAAAGGGATGTAGAATTAGGCGAAGGTATTTATACAGCTGAATATTGGCAATATGATGCAAGATTAGGTAGAAGATGGAATGCAGATCCTAAAACCTATCCATGGCAAAGTTCTTATGCTTGTTTTAATAATAATCCAAATAAATTTAGAGATCCAACTGGATTAGAAGGAGAACAACCTCAAACTCATAAAGTACAGTCTGGAGATACATATAGTGCCCTGGCTAAACAATATGGAGTTGATGTAAAAGATCTTCAAAAGTGGAATGGTTACCCAGATACAAATATTCCTGTAGGCGCTAATCTTATAGTTTCAGACCCAGTTAAATCTTTAGGTTTTGAACCTTTAAAACAAGCAGATCCATGTCAACAGCAATTATCAGCTCAATCAAAACCTCAACAAGCAGGTGCAATAGATGGAACAATTGCTCATAGAGCATTTACAGATGAGTTCAGAAAAAGATATCCAGAACCTCTATGGACAGCAAATCGTAATATACAAAATAAGACTCGTCCTGATATTTATTATTGGAATGGTATAGCAGGAGGTGTATGGGAAATTAAACCCGTAGGAGATCCTTCTGCAGTAAGCGATGCAGTATTCTATGCCAACTCTTTAAATATACAACATGGCACAAATGCATTTAGCATAGGTACGAGAAATGGAGCTCCTGCTATTTGGGATGGACAAGTTTCAGTTTTTGCTACAGATATTGAAACTCAACGTAGTTTTGTTTATATAATAAATAATAATTTGGGAGCTATATGGTGGATTGAAGTGACTCCGCCCAAAGATCCAGTTTTGGTTCCTGAAAAGGTACCCGAAACTGAACCAAAACTGAAATTAATACCAGTTATACCAGAACCTGATCCATGGTATGTTGTTGTTGGAGTTGGAATACTCTATGTAGTAGGTTCATTAACATTAGCATTTTAA